A section of the Diabrotica virgifera virgifera chromosome 8, PGI_DIABVI_V3a genome encodes:
- the LOC126890220 gene encoding transcription factor Adf-1-like, which produces MVPTEKLIELVKKYPILYDLSHEDYKNIRKKDKIWDEIGQEMKECREELKRRWRSLRDSYVRYLRVIKTRTEQGAQNKTWQWAESMKMFQPILLFAKTSSNVPEVATNVESATEKDDGVDVSRNEESEIGDRSEVP; this is translated from the exons ATGGTTCCAACAGAGAAATtaatagaattagttaaaaaataTCCAATACTTTATGATTTGTCACACGAGGACTATAAAAATATTAGAAAGAAGGATAAAATATGGGATGAAATTGGTCAAGAGATGAAAGAATGCC gtGAGGAACTAAAGAGAAGGTGGAGAAGTTTACGTGATTCTTATGTGCGATACTTAAGAGTAATCAAAACAAGAACTGAGCAAGGTGCACAAAATAAAACATGGCAATGGGCTGAAAGTATGAAAATGTTCCAACCTATCTTGCTTTTTGCTAAAACCTCTTCAAATGTGCCGGAAGTTGCGACTAATGTAGAGTCTGCAACTGAGAAAGATGATGGTGTAGATGTTTCGCGTAATGAAGAGAGTGAAATTGGTGATAGATCTGAGGTACCCTGA